The Citrifermentans bemidjiense Bem genome window below encodes:
- a CDS encoding GNA1162 family protein produces MTKARKITYWNFRLYLLLVLVSLLLPGCGGKTGVYLDSSMDFGAVHSVAVMPLANLTREQQAADRVRDVFSTAFMASSGIYVIPPGEVMRGIVNSSIANPSSPTSDEVVKFCKATKTDALFTGVIREYGDVRSGTATANVISMSMQMIEGQTGKVIWSGDATQGGVGMSDRLLGGGGQPLNVITEKAVYDLLRKLF; encoded by the coding sequence ATGACAAAAGCCAGAAAGATCACCTACTGGAACTTCCGACTCTACCTCCTGCTGGTACTGGTATCGTTGCTGCTCCCTGGCTGCGGCGGCAAAACCGGCGTTTACCTGGATTCCTCCATGGATTTCGGTGCCGTGCACTCGGTGGCCGTGATGCCGCTCGCCAACCTCACCAGGGAGCAACAGGCGGCCGACCGGGTACGCGACGTCTTCAGCACCGCGTTCATGGCCAGCAGCGGCATCTACGTCATCCCGCCTGGCGAAGTCATGCGCGGTATCGTCAATTCCAGCATCGCCAACCCCAGCAGCCCTACCTCGGACGAGGTGGTCAAGTTCTGCAAGGCGACCAAGACAGACGCCCTTTTTACCGGCGTGATCCGTGAATATGGTGACGTGCGGTCGGGAACCGCCACCGCCAACGTCATTTCGATGAGCATGCAGATGATTGAAGGACAGACAGGTAAGGTCATCTGGTCTGGGGACGCGACCCAGGGGGGGGTCGGCATGAGTGACCGCCTGTTGGGCGGCGGCGGGCAACCGCTCAACGTCATCACGGAAAAGGCCGTTTATGATCTGCTCCGCAAGCTTTTTTAA
- a CDS encoding peptidylprolyl isomerase — translation MKAKLLTTGTVAIMAGMVLCMEVRGFASEQLAPQAVVQAVQAPAAKGITPEADKTSTAKTEAAGVSSQPVSDQARAEGVYLHLKAPLYSPLFFDVPLASVNDEKITLGDLQKALMSLHEKMTEEKEVSAKKNFMEPLERLINVKLVVQEAKNMELDRQDEIKSNLEKFADQQLRQVLFLERVKDIKPDERKVQKEYRDTIKEMKLKSLIFKKDTVAKAFIEELKHGKKFDELRDKALKDGKAETAGQDEQQYATNAALGPVVSAGLADVKAGGISPIIEIMNGFLVAKVEEIRYVDNPAGLEQARSKVLSQMKLDSLKAYKAELVKKYAKENTKLVKSLDFEAKKPGFEKLLTDKRVVMSIKGEEPIRVSDLAEALNSKFFHGIDNAIKEKKLNREKLLALDELESVRVFKKAALEKGLDKSEEYLKRIEDHKTTVLFGAFIEKVIKPDVTFTVAEIKDYYEKHISEYAAPEKMQIQGIAFTKKDDAQKAIDKLREGVDFAWLRNNADGQVAKNARDLLQFNEEALTLQSMPEPMQKVLKDAHKGDYRLYESPEGYSYALFVKEKEEAKARPLEEVKDEVGQKVAWLNLTQDIEKWFKKLREAYPVKIYLESR, via the coding sequence ATGAAAGCTAAGTTACTTACTACTGGAACCGTTGCAATTATGGCCGGAATGGTGCTGTGCATGGAGGTCCGGGGCTTCGCCTCGGAGCAGCTTGCACCTCAAGCAGTAGTGCAGGCGGTTCAAGCGCCCGCAGCAAAGGGGATCACCCCGGAAGCTGACAAAACAAGTACGGCTAAAACCGAAGCGGCTGGCGTATCCAGCCAGCCGGTTAGCGACCAGGCCCGGGCCGAGGGAGTCTACCTTCACTTGAAAGCGCCGTTATACTCCCCGCTGTTCTTCGATGTGCCCCTTGCCTCGGTGAATGACGAGAAAATCACCCTCGGCGATCTGCAAAAGGCCCTGATGTCTTTGCATGAAAAGATGACTGAGGAGAAGGAAGTCTCCGCGAAGAAAAACTTCATGGAGCCGCTGGAGCGCCTGATCAACGTCAAACTCGTGGTGCAGGAAGCGAAAAACATGGAGCTCGACCGGCAGGATGAAATAAAGAGCAACCTGGAAAAATTCGCCGATCAACAACTGAGGCAGGTTCTTTTCCTCGAAAGAGTGAAGGACATCAAGCCGGACGAGAGGAAGGTCCAAAAGGAATACCGCGACACGATAAAGGAAATGAAGCTTAAAAGCTTGATATTCAAGAAAGACACCGTCGCTAAGGCCTTCATCGAGGAACTGAAGCACGGCAAGAAGTTTGACGAGCTGCGTGACAAGGCCCTGAAAGATGGAAAGGCGGAAACGGCCGGACAGGACGAACAGCAGTATGCCACCAACGCCGCTCTGGGGCCCGTCGTCAGTGCCGGGTTGGCCGACGTTAAGGCCGGGGGGATCAGCCCTATCATCGAAATAATGAACGGCTTCCTCGTCGCCAAGGTCGAAGAGATCCGCTATGTCGACAACCCTGCCGGGCTGGAGCAGGCGCGCAGCAAGGTGCTCAGCCAGATGAAGCTCGATAGCCTGAAGGCATATAAAGCCGAACTCGTCAAGAAGTACGCCAAGGAAAACACCAAGCTGGTGAAGTCCCTAGACTTCGAGGCAAAAAAACCGGGGTTCGAGAAACTCCTTACCGACAAACGGGTGGTGATGTCCATCAAAGGGGAGGAACCGATTCGCGTCAGCGACCTGGCTGAAGCTCTGAACTCCAAGTTTTTCCACGGCATAGACAATGCGATTAAGGAGAAGAAGCTCAACCGGGAGAAACTGCTGGCGCTCGACGAACTCGAGTCGGTACGGGTTTTCAAGAAGGCCGCCCTGGAAAAAGGGCTGGACAAGTCTGAAGAGTACCTGAAGAGGATAGAGGACCACAAGACTACGGTGCTGTTTGGCGCCTTCATCGAAAAAGTTATCAAGCCTGACGTGACCTTCACCGTGGCCGAGATCAAGGATTATTACGAAAAGCATATCTCCGAGTACGCTGCCCCGGAAAAGATGCAGATCCAAGGGATCGCCTTCACCAAGAAGGATGATGCACAGAAAGCGATCGACAAGTTGAGGGAGGGGGTGGATTTCGCCTGGCTAAGAAACAATGCGGATGGCCAGGTTGCCAAGAACGCACGCGACCTGCTCCAGTTTAACGAGGAGGCCCTGACGCTGCAGAGCATGCCGGAGCCGATGCAGAAGGTTTTGAAAGATGCCCACAAAGGAGACTACAGACTGTATGAAAGCCCGGAAGGGTACTCCTATGCGCTGTTTGTAAAAGAGAAAGAAGAGGCGAAAGCGCGTCCTTTGGAAGAGGTGAAAGATGAAGTCGGCCAGAAGGTTGCCTGGCTGAACCTGACGCAGGATATAGAGAAATGGTTCAAGAAGCTGAGGGAAGCCTATCCCGTGAAGATTTATCTTGAATCGCGGTAA
- a CDS encoding cytochrome c3 family protein: protein MLTALLAVMVSFTGSRTALAAKAFVRKDCSDCHKKFDDKFSSVKYVHPMVHDKKCEDCHLRHGIIPKLLLKHDGNQLCLNCHPANKIGLNKPKVHTPIAKGKCTTCHNPHGSDSRYFMKSAGNEACFQCHKKSVFEKKVVHKVLTDKGCSACHVAHSSDYNNLLSSEVPKLCLNCHDKGSASFKKAHGNYPVDQKNCTVCHNPHASDQPKLLKGSVHNPVASAGCDGCHNPPNSANPFGVSLKKGALCAQCHESASLKGGGTVEHMPFKEGDCLLCHNPHASEQTKLLVQEGNDLCKICHASETASHLFKHKAVTDGKGCLSCHKPHAAAKKKLLVAEGADLCYTCHAKTKEALKGKDVHEPFSGGECSSCHDAHGSNFPGMMKDRMDTVCFNCHSDAETRFKKNYTHKPVQDSNCAACHKPHSSDQKKLLKGVGAQLCSSCHAELMKPISQGINHQPFTDGDCLGCHDPHASNIQGMITSNQSELCVNCHSDLNKNAKDAKSNHAPFTKGDCTKCHSPHKAKLNKLLLAQSPDLCVNCHKDIKEKIARQRPHPPAQKDCSTCHLPHLSKQKSLLVEPLQTMCSECHEVEKPAFVKAHIGIKAADMDCISCHSPHASNDPKFFKDVVHPPFAGRTCDDCHIKQ from the coding sequence ATGCTGACGGCGCTGCTGGCGGTGATGGTTTCGTTCACCGGTAGCAGGACAGCCCTCGCCGCAAAGGCGTTTGTCCGAAAAGATTGTTCTGACTGTCACAAAAAATTCGACGACAAATTTTCCTCTGTGAAGTACGTGCACCCGATGGTGCACGACAAGAAGTGTGAGGACTGCCACCTGCGTCACGGCATTATCCCGAAGCTGCTTCTCAAGCACGATGGCAACCAACTCTGCCTGAACTGCCATCCCGCCAACAAGATAGGTTTGAACAAGCCCAAGGTGCATACCCCCATTGCAAAGGGTAAATGTACGACCTGTCACAATCCCCATGGTTCTGATTCCCGTTATTTCATGAAGTCAGCTGGGAACGAAGCCTGCTTCCAGTGCCATAAGAAATCGGTATTTGAAAAGAAGGTCGTGCACAAGGTGCTCACCGACAAAGGGTGCAGTGCCTGTCATGTGGCCCACAGCTCGGATTACAACAACCTGCTCTCCTCGGAGGTGCCAAAACTTTGCCTGAACTGCCACGACAAGGGTAGTGCCTCCTTCAAGAAGGCGCACGGCAACTACCCGGTCGACCAGAAAAACTGCACTGTATGCCACAACCCGCACGCCTCTGATCAACCAAAGCTGCTCAAAGGCAGCGTGCACAATCCTGTTGCCTCCGCCGGTTGTGACGGCTGTCACAACCCGCCCAATTCGGCCAATCCCTTCGGTGTTTCTCTGAAGAAGGGGGCACTGTGCGCCCAGTGCCACGAAAGCGCCTCCCTTAAAGGGGGCGGTACCGTCGAGCATATGCCATTTAAGGAAGGTGACTGTCTGTTGTGCCACAACCCGCATGCTTCAGAGCAGACAAAGCTGTTGGTGCAGGAAGGCAACGATCTCTGCAAGATCTGTCATGCGTCGGAAACGGCATCCCACCTTTTCAAGCACAAGGCTGTGACCGATGGCAAGGGTTGCCTGTCCTGCCACAAACCGCACGCTGCGGCCAAGAAGAAGCTTCTCGTCGCCGAGGGCGCCGACCTTTGCTACACCTGCCATGCGAAGACCAAGGAGGCGCTGAAAGGCAAGGACGTGCACGAGCCGTTCTCCGGCGGGGAGTGCAGCAGTTGCCACGATGCACACGGATCCAACTTCCCCGGCATGATGAAGGACCGCATGGATACCGTCTGCTTCAATTGCCACAGCGACGCGGAAACCCGGTTCAAGAAGAATTACACCCACAAGCCGGTCCAGGATTCCAACTGTGCTGCCTGTCACAAGCCGCACTCCTCCGATCAGAAGAAGCTCCTGAAGGGTGTGGGTGCACAGTTGTGCTCGTCATGCCACGCCGAACTCATGAAGCCTATAAGCCAAGGGATCAACCACCAGCCCTTCACCGATGGGGACTGCCTTGGCTGCCATGATCCCCATGCCAGCAACATCCAGGGGATGATCACCAGCAACCAAAGCGAACTGTGCGTTAACTGCCACAGCGATCTCAACAAAAACGCGAAGGATGCCAAGAGCAACCATGCGCCCTTCACCAAGGGGGACTGCACCAAGTGCCACAGCCCGCACAAGGCGAAACTCAACAAGCTGCTTCTTGCGCAGAGTCCCGACCTCTGCGTCAACTGCCATAAGGACATCAAGGAGAAGATCGCCCGGCAAAGGCCGCACCCCCCCGCGCAGAAAGATTGCTCGACTTGCCACCTGCCGCATCTCTCCAAGCAGAAGTCTCTTCTGGTCGAGCCGTTGCAGACGATGTGCTCGGAATGCCATGAAGTCGAAAAGCCTGCCTTCGTCAAAGCTCATATAGGCATCAAGGCCGCCGACATGGATTGCATCAGCTGCCACAGCCCGCATGCTTCGAACGATCCCAAGTTTTTCAAGGATGTCGTGCATCCTCCGTTTGCCGGCAGAACGTGCGATGACTGCCATATAAAACAATAG
- a CDS encoding cytochrome c3 family protein — protein MINRHKVLILFGVIGSLMVGLIANAQDDSAKFRLKPGAFGKLCQDCHTNFEEKLKKTYVHTPVKKGDCTGCHNPHSSNFKKLLSADSSKICSSCHKGLLSANAKSTHKVVVEGNCMKCHDPHASAIKNNLLKGGNELCLECHKALKNAIAKAKFQHAPVTKDCTICHDPHMSVKEDSLLKDKVSALCSGCHKTDKPTFIKRHMNYPMANTHCTSCHDPHGSSVQGILYNNVHKPVASKMCNQCHEDAASPNALKTKRQGGELCKGCHNDMYNSTFGKNKVHSPLFSKKGCLTCHNPHAGKEKGLLKESTLIVCGKCHADTIQRQNKSITKHEPVASGNCTACHDPHSSNYPLLVKQESVIEVCATCHDWMKHSTHPIGDKYKDPRNKNATLNCLSCHRSHGTEYKGLMPFNTVSELCVQCHEKFRR, from the coding sequence ATGATAAATAGACATAAGGTATTAATCCTGTTTGGTGTTATCGGCTCTCTCATGGTCGGCCTCATCGCCAACGCTCAAGATGACAGCGCGAAATTCCGGCTTAAGCCGGGCGCCTTCGGCAAACTCTGCCAGGATTGCCATACGAATTTTGAGGAAAAGCTGAAGAAGACCTACGTGCACACCCCGGTGAAGAAAGGGGACTGTACCGGGTGCCATAACCCGCACAGCTCGAACTTCAAGAAACTCCTGTCTGCCGACAGTTCCAAGATATGCTCGTCCTGCCATAAAGGCCTGCTGTCTGCGAACGCGAAAAGCACCCATAAGGTCGTCGTTGAAGGCAACTGCATGAAGTGTCATGACCCGCATGCTTCCGCCATCAAGAACAACCTGCTCAAGGGGGGGAACGAGTTGTGCCTTGAGTGCCACAAGGCATTGAAAAACGCCATCGCGAAGGCGAAGTTCCAACACGCACCTGTGACGAAGGACTGCACCATCTGCCATGACCCGCACATGTCGGTCAAGGAGGATTCTCTCCTGAAGGACAAAGTCAGTGCGCTGTGCAGCGGTTGTCATAAAACTGATAAGCCTACGTTCATCAAGCGTCACATGAACTACCCCATGGCGAATACACATTGCACCTCCTGTCACGATCCTCACGGCTCTAGCGTGCAGGGGATCCTGTACAACAACGTGCACAAACCGGTGGCAAGCAAGATGTGCAACCAGTGCCACGAAGACGCCGCTTCGCCCAACGCTTTGAAGACCAAACGCCAGGGCGGCGAACTTTGCAAGGGGTGTCACAACGACATGTACAACTCGACCTTCGGCAAGAACAAGGTCCACTCACCGCTGTTCAGCAAAAAAGGATGCCTCACTTGCCATAACCCCCACGCTGGCAAGGAAAAGGGGTTGCTGAAGGAGTCGACGCTGATTGTTTGCGGCAAGTGCCATGCTGACACTATTCAGCGACAGAACAAGTCCATTACCAAACATGAGCCGGTGGCTTCCGGTAACTGTACCGCCTGCCACGACCCGCATTCCTCGAACTACCCGTTGCTCGTAAAGCAGGAATCAGTCATCGAGGTATGCGCCACCTGCCACGATTGGATGAAGCACTCCACGCACCCGATCGGCGACAAGTACAAGGATCCGCGGAACAAGAACGCAACGCTTAACTGTTTGAGTTGCCACCGTTCTCATGGGACTGAGTATAAAGGCCTGATGCCGTTCAACACGGTAAGTGAACTGTGCGTCCAGTGCCATGAAAAATTCCGGAGGTAA
- a CDS encoding NHL repeat-containing protein has translation MRALIYANLLLLVLLVPVQSFAAGSLKLRFLTTISADDKEGLIKSPEGVACNDQSDVVVADTGNGRLLRYTFQDRALKGGQEIKLSQVQFPVKVQFGAKNDIFVLDGKQQKVAHLNPDGSFAGFVTPYGVTNPDKYVIKSFKVDGANNIYLLDIGGERVLHVAMDGKLLGQIPFPAGFGFITDLAVTPGADVILLDSVGSRLYVAKKDATQFTPLTKDLRAYMNFASYLTTASRGGELYLLDQDGGAVVTIGPDGSFQGRQLGLGWKAGQLYYPTQVCFDKSGNVFIADRGNSRVQIFESFK, from the coding sequence ATGCGAGCCTTGATATACGCCAACCTTCTGCTTCTGGTCCTGCTGGTGCCGGTCCAGTCTTTTGCCGCTGGGTCACTTAAGCTCCGGTTCCTTACCACCATCAGCGCCGATGACAAGGAGGGGCTCATCAAGAGCCCCGAGGGTGTCGCCTGCAACGACCAGTCGGATGTCGTGGTCGCCGATACAGGCAACGGACGGCTTCTGCGTTACACCTTTCAGGACAGGGCCCTCAAGGGGGGGCAGGAGATTAAACTCTCCCAGGTGCAGTTTCCAGTTAAAGTGCAGTTCGGCGCAAAGAACGACATCTTTGTCCTTGACGGCAAGCAACAGAAGGTTGCACACCTCAACCCTGATGGCAGCTTCGCCGGTTTCGTTACCCCCTATGGCGTGACTAACCCGGATAAGTACGTCATCAAGAGCTTCAAGGTGGACGGCGCTAACAATATCTACCTTCTTGACATAGGCGGCGAGCGCGTGCTGCATGTGGCCATGGACGGTAAACTTCTTGGACAGATACCGTTCCCTGCCGGATTTGGTTTTATCACCGACCTTGCCGTGACTCCAGGCGCTGATGTGATTTTGCTCGATTCCGTAGGCTCCAGACTGTACGTGGCGAAAAAGGACGCGACGCAGTTCACGCCGCTCACTAAGGACCTGCGTGCGTACATGAATTTCGCCAGCTACTTGACCACCGCGAGCCGGGGGGGGGAACTGTACCTGCTGGATCAGGATGGCGGCGCAGTCGTGACCATAGGCCCAGATGGCAGCTTTCAGGGACGCCAGTTGGGTTTGGGCTGGAAAGCCGGCCAGTTGTACTACCCTACCCAGGTTTGCTTTGACAAAAGCGGTAATGTCTTTATCGCAGATCGTGGGAATTCCCGGGTGCAGATCTTCGAAAGCTTCAAATAG
- a CDS encoding tetratricopeptide repeat protein, giving the protein MKKSLPGFVLLASSLICSLAIAASNLDMAEKALNDGDYEKALQLYRADGGAQALNNIGIMYYRGDGVRQDKAEAVHWLLKAAALGNEDAQVSLGQMYRTGDGVEENPAEAVKWYRKAGAQGNQEAQAELERLYALKEDVETKWYRRDAERGMVRAQVNLGLIYYFGRDLGADKREAALWFSKAAVQGDAQAQYYYGLMLSEGDGIDPDAVEGARLLLSAAKAGHADAQYQISKCYLHGKGVARNADEAVAWLRKAASQGNHNAASELQLLGK; this is encoded by the coding sequence ATGAAGAAATCTCTGCCCGGTTTTGTTCTGTTGGCATCTTCTCTAATCTGTTCCCTTGCAATTGCAGCCAGCAATTTGGATATGGCCGAAAAAGCGCTAAACGACGGAGACTATGAAAAGGCCTTGCAACTCTACCGGGCGGATGGCGGGGCGCAGGCCCTCAATAACATTGGCATTATGTACTATAGAGGAGATGGTGTTCGTCAGGACAAAGCCGAGGCGGTGCACTGGCTATTGAAGGCGGCCGCTCTCGGTAATGAGGATGCTCAGGTGAGCCTCGGGCAGATGTATAGAACCGGCGACGGCGTGGAGGAGAATCCCGCTGAGGCCGTAAAGTGGTACCGCAAAGCAGGTGCGCAAGGCAACCAGGAGGCGCAGGCCGAGCTTGAGCGTTTGTACGCCCTCAAAGAAGACGTAGAGACCAAATGGTACCGTCGTGACGCCGAGCGCGGAATGGTGCGAGCCCAGGTGAATCTGGGCCTGATCTATTACTTTGGTCGTGATCTCGGGGCGGATAAGCGCGAAGCAGCCCTCTGGTTTAGCAAGGCTGCCGTGCAGGGCGATGCTCAGGCACAATACTACTACGGCCTGATGCTTTCTGAAGGTGACGGCATCGATCCGGACGCGGTAGAGGGCGCCAGGCTCTTGCTGTCAGCGGCCAAGGCTGGGCACGCCGATGCGCAGTATCAGATTTCAAAGTGCTACCTGCATGGTAAAGGCGTCGCTCGCAACGCTGACGAGGCTGTGGCATGGCTTCGCAAGGCCGCCTCGCAAGGTAACCATAACGCCGCATCTGAACTTCAGTTGCTCGGGAAGTAG
- a CDS encoding tetratricopeptide repeat protein has protein sequence MKRRIFKKCILSTAVIAGVCFLTLPVRADYGKGRELYLMKDYQNAMKQFMFDEDPGSLYMVAYMYEHGEGVTEDGAKASEWYMKAAEKGSVKAMYRLGVMYANGYGVDKDENEAIKWFKKASFKGFAPAKDALKRLTKGTD, from the coding sequence ATGAAAAGAAGAATCTTTAAAAAGTGCATTCTCTCCACTGCTGTTATTGCCGGCGTTTGCTTTCTAACGTTGCCGGTGCGAGCCGACTACGGCAAAGGGCGTGAACTGTACCTCATGAAGGACTATCAGAACGCCATGAAACAATTCATGTTCGACGAGGACCCGGGCTCGCTTTATATGGTCGCTTATATGTATGAGCACGGAGAAGGTGTCACGGAAGATGGTGCGAAAGCTAGTGAATGGTATATGAAAGCGGCCGAAAAGGGGTCTGTCAAGGCCATGTATCGGCTGGGTGTGATGTATGCCAATGGTTACGGGGTGGACAAGGACGAGAACGAGGCGATAAAGTGGTTCAAAAAAGCCTCTTTCAAGGGTTTTGCCCCTGCCAAAGACGCCTTGAAAAGGCTCACGAAGGGAACTGACTAG
- a CDS encoding cytochrome C — translation MKKNYRWSGEGRDKEASQGERHGHNIVAADYGYSADTKLSTAPGGNFPANSLSCISCHDPHGNYRRSVDGTISNAGKPIIASGSYNNSPEPDAFSAVSVYRMLAGKGYRATPGVEFTADPPTAVAPSAYNREESSTDTRVAYGSGVSEWCSNCHGSIHDAGSGRATQHPSGKQGKLSAEITYNYNAYLSSGNLNGSAGTAYSSLVPFEMGTDDYAVLKATANSNGSNRSGATMDANVMCLSCHRAHAAGWDSSMRWNPNTTFIVYDGKYPGTDNGAPAAIAQGRTSAEVKMAMYGRRASDFAVYQRSLCNKCHAKD, via the coding sequence TTGAAAAAAAACTATCGATGGTCCGGTGAAGGCCGGGATAAAGAAGCCAGCCAGGGAGAGCGCCACGGTCACAACATAGTAGCTGCAGATTACGGTTATTCGGCGGACACCAAACTTTCGACAGCGCCGGGGGGTAACTTCCCTGCCAACTCGTTATCCTGTATCAGCTGCCACGACCCGCACGGCAACTACCGCAGGTCCGTAGACGGAACGATCAGCAATGCCGGCAAGCCCATCATCGCTTCAGGCTCCTACAACAACAGCCCGGAGCCAGACGCATTCAGCGCCGTCAGCGTCTACAGGATGCTGGCAGGCAAGGGGTATAGAGCCACGCCCGGCGTCGAGTTCACCGCCGACCCGCCGACTGCGGTGGCGCCATCGGCCTATAACAGGGAGGAATCCTCGACGGACACACGGGTCGCCTATGGAAGCGGGGTATCCGAATGGTGCAGCAACTGCCATGGCTCGATCCACGATGCCGGCAGCGGCAGAGCCACCCAGCATCCCTCAGGGAAACAGGGCAAACTGAGCGCAGAGATCACCTACAACTACAATGCCTATCTCTCCTCAGGCAACCTGAATGGCTCCGCCGGGACCGCCTACAGCTCTCTGGTGCCTTTTGAAATGGGAACAGACGACTACGCTGTGCTCAAGGCGACGGCCAACAGCAACGGCTCCAACAGAAGCGGTGCTACGATGGACGCCAACGTCATGTGCCTCTCCTGCCACCGTGCCCATGCCGCCGGTTGGGACAGCAGCATGAGGTGGAACCCCAATACGACCTTTATCGTATACGATGGAAAGTATCCAGGCACGGATAACGGTGCCCCTGCAGCCATAGCGCAGGGACGTACCTCTGCCGAAGTGAAGATGGCGATGTATGGCAGAAGAGCATCTGATTTCGCCGTTTATCAAAGAAGTCTTTGCAATAAGTGCCACGCCAAAGACTGA
- a CDS encoding OmpA family protein, with protein sequence MNAITRVFIPPALIALLLILHTQCLAADKYDSFTTTPVVGIFSPGSFSSLKPGLMAGVKIDKQLTDTFGIEGDISMVGADAKSSGSTALYLVTLQTIYPFLERPNLTPFLTFGAGGLIADKGSSSPLVNFGLGAKYFIKKDVAFRFDFRDVAASSQGNSFELTAGVSFVFGGEKKQPRHRARPQIAAATPMTNPAATEASTSLSTQTAKDQPVITHRETPKPVPASPAPATVATTPQSLAVPVIATPGIASSASSVQPPPVAATVATTPQSLAVPVIVTPGIASSASSVQPPPVAAEIAKTAPAPRENDSTEATDQAKQIELEAEKKPASTPSVPVAAPLLKATFEFDCNSYKIRPSFIDVGRKIGLFMKRNPQIIAQIHGHADITGSDDHNLALSEKRAVRTKQYLMKMYNLSADRFEIRTMGSSEPIADNTTEVGRKKNRRALVIILK encoded by the coding sequence ATGAATGCTATAACGCGCGTGTTCATTCCACCGGCACTGATTGCTTTGCTGCTGATTCTACACACGCAATGCCTAGCGGCAGACAAATACGACAGTTTCACTACAACCCCTGTAGTAGGTATCTTCAGTCCAGGCAGCTTCAGTTCCCTCAAGCCTGGTTTAATGGCAGGGGTTAAGATTGACAAACAGCTGACAGACACTTTTGGGATTGAGGGAGACATCAGCATGGTTGGTGCCGACGCAAAATCGTCAGGCAGCACAGCCCTATACCTAGTCACCTTACAGACTATTTATCCTTTTCTCGAACGCCCCAATTTAACCCCATTCTTGACGTTCGGTGCTGGCGGACTCATTGCTGACAAAGGGTCATCGAGCCCTTTAGTAAACTTCGGTCTCGGAGCCAAGTACTTCATAAAAAAGGATGTTGCCTTCAGGTTTGATTTCCGGGATGTCGCCGCAAGCAGCCAGGGAAACAGTTTCGAATTAACTGCGGGGGTAAGTTTCGTCTTCGGCGGAGAAAAGAAGCAGCCCCGCCACAGGGCGCGCCCACAGATTGCCGCAGCGACACCTATGACGAATCCGGCGGCCACCGAGGCATCAACTAGCCTTTCGACACAAACGGCTAAAGACCAGCCTGTTATAACGCATAGGGAAACCCCTAAGCCAGTTCCCGCATCCCCCGCGCCTGCAACTGTTGCAACGACGCCGCAGAGTCTTGCCGTTCCAGTGATCGCCACGCCCGGCATTGCCTCCTCTGCATCAAGCGTGCAGCCTCCCCCCGTGGCTGCAACTGTTGCAACGACGCCGCAGAGCCTTGCCGTTCCAGTGATCGTCACGCCCGGCATTGCCTCCTCTGCATCAAGCGTGCAGCCTCCCCCCGTGGCTGCAGAAATTGCAAAAACGGCACCGGCGCCACGAGAGAACGACAGCACCGAAGCAACAGACCAGGCAAAACAAATAGAACTGGAAGCTGAAAAAAAACCAGCGTCAACACCTTCCGTGCCAGTTGCCGCCCCGTTACTCAAAGCCACCTTCGAGTTCGACTGCAACAGCTACAAAATCAGGCCGAGCTTCATCGATGTGGGGCGAAAAATCGGCCTGTTCATGAAGCGTAACCCACAGATCATTGCACAGATCCACGGACACGCCGATATCACCGGCAGCGATGACCACAACCTCGCGCTTTCAGAGAAACGCGCAGTGCGAACAAAGCAGTACCTGATGAAGATGTACAATCTTTCTGCCGATCGGTTCGAAATCCGCACCATGGGCAGTTCCGAACCGATCGCAGATAACACGACAGAGGTCGGTCGCAAAAAAAACCGCCGGGCCCTCGTCATCATTTTAAAGTGA